The stretch of DNA CTGCGGACCGAGAAGTCCGTGCTCTTTGTCATCCCCTGGGGCCGGCACTGGATCATCGGGACCACCGACACGGACTGGCACCTCGACAAGGCCCACCCCGCGGCCTCCAGCAAGGACATCGACTACATCCTCGAGCACGTCAACAAGGTCCTGAAACGCCCGCTCACCCGTGAGGACGTCGAGGGGGTCTATGCCGGGCTGCGTCCGCTGCTGGCCGGCGAGAACGACTCCACCGCCAAGCTTTCCCGCGAACACGTCGTGGCACATCCGGTGCCCGGCCTCGTCGTCGTCGCCGGCGGCAAATGGACCACCTACCGGGTCATGGCCAAGGACGCCGTCGACGAGGCGACCCGCAGCATGGACGAACGCGTCCCGGACAGCTGCACCGAGTCCATTCCGCTGCTTGGCGCGAGCGGCTTCAAGGCCGCCTGGAACAGGCGGAACCGGACGGCGGAAGAATCGGGCATCCACGTGGCGCGGATCGAGCACCTGCTCAGCCGCTACGGTGCCATGACGCCCGAAGTGCTGGCGCTCATCACCGAGCGGCCGGAACTGGCGGAACCGCTGCCGGGAGCCGACGATTACCTGGGCGCCGAGGCCGTCTACGCCGCCACCCATGAAGGCGCACGCCACGTGCAGGACGTTCTCACCCGGCGGACCCGCATCTCCATCGAGGCGTGGGACCGGGGTGTGTCCGCCGCTCCGGTAGTCGCTAAACTTATGGGGGACGTTCTCGGCTGGAGCGATGCGCAGCGCGAGAGTGAAATCAAGCACTACCTGGCCCGGGTCGACGCCGAACGGTTGAGCCAGGAGCAGCCGGATGACGAGTCCGCCGACGCCGCGCGCATGGGCGTCGAGGACATCGTTCCGCTGCGCTGACCGGCAACGCCGGACGGCGGCCCCACCGCGGGCGGCCGGACGGCCTGCACCCACGCACCTTCGAAGGGACACCTCTTGGCGGAACCACTGGACCGGTATGACGCCGATCTCACCACCCCCGAGATGGTGATCCTTGAAATGGACGCCGCGGACAAGGTCGACGCCGCGTCCCAGCTCGCCGGACGGATGCACGCCGCCGGCCGGATCACCGAC from Arthrobacter sp. B3I9 encodes:
- a CDS encoding glycerol-3-phosphate dehydrogenase/oxidase produces the protein MNSFPGGSPVAGGALGPAEREASLEVLKASADPGKELDILIVGGGIVGAGAALDAVTRGLTVGIVEANDWAAGTSSRSSKLIHGGLRYLEMLDFGLVKEALHERGLILSVLAPHLARPVPFLYPLTKPFLERPYVGAGIALYDAMSITGGHSRGVPFHKHLTRRGTLRAAPSLKDDAFVGSIRYYDGQVDDAKYVANLIRTAAYYGAHAVNQTSVVDFLREGERVVGAKVINHEDGSTFNIRAKQVINATGVWTDETQAMVTDRGQLKVRASKGIHLVVPRDRFQSTVGLILRTEKSVLFVIPWGRHWIIGTTDTDWHLDKAHPAASSKDIDYILEHVNKVLKRPLTREDVEGVYAGLRPLLAGENDSTAKLSREHVVAHPVPGLVVVAGGKWTTYRVMAKDAVDEATRSMDERVPDSCTESIPLLGASGFKAAWNRRNRTAEESGIHVARIEHLLSRYGAMTPEVLALITERPELAEPLPGADDYLGAEAVYAATHEGARHVQDVLTRRTRISIEAWDRGVSAAPVVAKLMGDVLGWSDAQRESEIKHYLARVDAERLSQEQPDDESADAARMGVEDIVPLR